Proteins encoded in a region of the Alphaproteobacteria bacterium genome:
- a CDS encoding PilZ domain-containing protein, with the protein MSKGREKRKDERQEVSLPAKITWAGGEVSCQVLNISLGGAKIEAQEELDKQAEIKLTLAGFGGIDGRVVWRQAKFHGLQFKGDREEIGEILLAVATYRSK; encoded by the coding sequence ATGTCCAAGGGCAGGGAAAAGCGCAAGGATGAGCGCCAGGAGGTATCGCTCCCGGCCAAGATTACCTGGGCCGGGGGCGAGGTTTCGTGCCAGGTGCTCAACATCTCGCTGGGTGGGGCCAAGATCGAGGCCCAGGAGGAACTCGACAAGCAAGCCGAGATCAAGCTCACCTTAGCCGGTTTCGGCGGCATTGACGGCCGGGTGGTTTGGCGCCAGGCCAAGTTCCACGGCCTGCAGTTCAAGGGTGATCGCGAAGAGATCGGTGAGATTTTGCTGGCCGTCGCGACTTACCGCTCCAAATAA
- a CDS encoding xanthine dehydrogenase family protein subunit M — translation MRYEAPDSLDQAVALLAAADGQARVLAGGTDLLVQLRSGLIEPGLVVDIKKIDEMRGINEEAEGWRLGAAVTGAEVGEHAALKSAWPGVSEAIELIGSTQVQGRATVGGNLCNASPAADSVPAMIAAGARASIAGPKGRRELAVEELATGPGQTALEQGEIVVSLLLPKAPAGTGDAYLRMIPRTEMDIAIVGAGVCLTMDSDSCAAARVALGAVAETALLVPAAAEALVGSNLDEAAMAALAAAASAACRPIDDKRGSKEYRIKVAGVMACRAARTARQRAQQ, via the coding sequence ATGCGTTACGAAGCTCCGGACTCGCTGGATCAGGCAGTGGCCTTGTTGGCCGCCGCCGACGGCCAGGCCCGGGTGTTGGCCGGCGGCACCGACCTTTTGGTGCAGCTGCGTTCCGGCCTGATAGAGCCCGGCCTGGTGGTCGACATCAAGAAAATCGACGAAATGCGCGGCATCAATGAGGAAGCCGAGGGCTGGCGCCTGGGCGCCGCCGTCACGGGCGCCGAGGTCGGCGAGCACGCCGCCCTGAAAAGCGCTTGGCCCGGCGTCTCTGAGGCCATCGAGCTGATCGGCTCGACCCAGGTCCAGGGCCGGGCCACCGTCGGCGGCAACCTTTGCAACGCCTCACCGGCTGCCGACAGTGTGCCGGCGATGATCGCCGCCGGCGCCCGCGCCAGCATCGCCGGACCCAAGGGCCGGCGCGAGCTGGCGGTCGAGGAGCTGGCCACCGGCCCCGGCCAGACGGCCCTCGAGCAGGGCGAGATTGTGGTCTCGCTGCTGCTGCCCAAGGCGCCGGCAGGCACGGGCGACGCCTACTTGCGCATGATCCCGCGCACCGAGATGGATATCGCCATCGTCGGTGCCGGCGTCTGCCTGACCATGGACAGCGACAGCTGCGCCGCCGCCCGGGTGGCGCTGGGGGCGGTGGCCGAAACCGCCTTGCTGGTGCCCGCGGCGGCCGAAGCGCTGGTCGGATCAAACCTCGACGAGGCCGCCATGGCGGCCCTGGCGGCGGCCGCCAGCGCCGCCTGCCGGCCCATCGACGACAAGCGTGGCAGCAAGGAATACCGCATCAAGGTGGCCGGGGTTATGGCCTGCCGGGCGGCCCGGACGGCCCGTCAGCGGGCTCAGCAGTAG
- a CDS encoding (2Fe-2S)-binding protein, with product MAKYHVTTTINGDAVEFLCEPEQTLLDVLRDELYLTGSKEGCATGDCGACSITLDGRLVCSCLVLGVEAEGRSVETIEGMADGDQLHPLQQKFLDHAALQCGVCTPGVLVAAKSLLEKNPDPSETEVRYWLAGNLCRCTGYDKIIRAVLDAAAEMRGA from the coding sequence ATGGCCAAATATCACGTTACCACCACCATCAACGGCGACGCCGTCGAGTTTCTCTGCGAGCCCGAGCAGACGCTGCTGGACGTGCTCAGGGACGAGCTCTATCTCACTGGCAGCAAGGAAGGCTGCGCCACCGGCGACTGCGGTGCCTGCTCGATCACGCTCGACGGCCGCCTGGTCTGTTCCTGCCTGGTGCTGGGCGTCGAGGCCGAGGGCCGCAGCGTCGAGACCATCGAGGGCATGGCCGACGGTGACCAGCTGCATCCCTTGCAACAGAAGTTCCTCGACCATGCGGCGCTGCAGTGCGGCGTTTGTACGCCAGGCGTGCTGGTGGCGGCCAAGTCGCTGTTGGAGAAGAATCCCGATCCCAGCGAGACCGAGGTGCGCTACTGGCTGGCCGGCAACCTCTGCCGTTGCACCGGCTACGACAAGATCATTCGCGCCGTGCTCGACGCGGCCGCCGAAATGCGGGGGGCCTAG
- a CDS encoding xanthine dehydrogenase family protein molybdopterin-binding subunit produces the protein MNDAAHGEYKWIGTRPPRPDGVDKVTGRAKFGADTALPNMLVGAVLRSPHAHAKIKSIDISKAEAVPGVKAVVSRDDFQDMPSEMVPAGEMMVNYRDMVRNVMAREKVLYDGHAVAAVAATSASVARRALKLIEVDYEVLPHVIDVMAAMKPDAPLLHDDIFTEGVEPVPDKASNVAKRIEIGFGDMAAGFEAAAEVIEREFDTQPVHQGYIEPHACLADVSEDGQAELFCSTQGQYLVRAHCARLLGMDVSRLRVTASEIGGGFGGKTVVYIEPVALALSRKACRPVKLVMSRDEVFRASGPTSGAHVRIKLGAAKDGTITAAEAELFYQAGAFPGSSVQPAAMCAFAPYALEAVNVVGWDVVSNRPKISAYRAPGAPISVYAVECVLDEMAARLGLDPVDFRLKNAAKEGTKAAYGPKFGPIGMIESLEAAKAHAHYQAPLGPNQGRGVASGFWFNIGGETCVSLNLNEDGTLNLLVGTPDIGGSRASMAMMAAEELGVDMADIQTMIGDTGSLGFNFLSAGSRTTFSTGMATVEAARTVIEELRRRAAKIWEIDVDAVVWEQGSAKPAGSNAGEFEPLSIAELAKQAGATGGPIAGHAEINAQGAGPSLGTQIVDVEVDPETGGITVLRHTVIQDAGKAIHPAYVEGQYQGGAAQCIGWALNEEYVYGEDGRLQNPGFLDYRIPVASDLPMIDTVIIEVPNPSHPYGVRGVGETPIIPGIAAVANAVSGALGIRLSQIPMSPPRVLKAIEEAG, from the coding sequence ATGAACGACGCAGCCCACGGCGAGTACAAATGGATCGGCACGCGGCCGCCCCGGCCCGACGGCGTCGACAAGGTCACGGGACGGGCCAAATTCGGCGCCGACACGGCGCTGCCCAACATGTTGGTGGGCGCTGTGTTGCGCAGCCCCCATGCCCACGCCAAGATCAAGTCGATCGACATCTCGAAGGCCGAGGCGGTGCCCGGCGTCAAGGCCGTGGTGAGCCGCGACGACTTCCAGGACATGCCTTCCGAGATGGTGCCGGCGGGCGAGATGATGGTCAATTACCGCGACATGGTGCGCAACGTCATGGCCCGCGAAAAGGTGCTCTACGACGGCCATGCCGTGGCCGCCGTGGCCGCCACCAGCGCCTCGGTCGCCAGGCGGGCGCTGAAGCTGATCGAGGTCGATTACGAGGTGCTGCCCCACGTCATCGACGTCATGGCGGCCATGAAGCCCGACGCGCCGCTGCTGCATGACGACATCTTCACCGAAGGCGTCGAGCCGGTGCCCGACAAGGCTTCCAACGTGGCCAAGCGCATCGAGATCGGCTTTGGCGATATGGCAGCCGGCTTCGAAGCCGCCGCCGAGGTTATCGAGCGCGAGTTCGACACCCAGCCCGTGCACCAGGGCTACATCGAGCCCCACGCCTGCCTGGCCGACGTCAGCGAGGACGGCCAGGCCGAGCTCTTCTGCTCCACCCAGGGCCAATACCTGGTGCGGGCGCACTGTGCCCGGCTCTTGGGCATGGATGTCTCGCGGCTCCGCGTCACGGCGTCGGAGATCGGCGGCGGCTTCGGCGGCAAGACCGTGGTCTACATCGAGCCCGTGGCGCTGGCGCTCTCGCGCAAGGCCTGCCGGCCGGTCAAGCTGGTGATGAGCCGCGACGAGGTGTTCCGGGCCAGCGGCCCGACCTCGGGGGCCCACGTGCGGATCAAGCTGGGGGCCGCCAAGGACGGCACCATCACGGCCGCCGAGGCCGAGCTTTTCTACCAGGCCGGCGCTTTCCCGGGCTCCTCGGTGCAGCCCGCCGCCATGTGTGCCTTCGCGCCCTACGCCCTCGAGGCGGTCAACGTGGTGGGCTGGGACGTGGTCTCGAACCGGCCCAAGATCTCCGCCTACCGGGCCCCGGGGGCGCCGATTTCGGTCTATGCCGTGGAGTGCGTACTCGACGAGATGGCCGCCAGGCTGGGCCTCGATCCCGTTGATTTCCGGCTCAAGAACGCCGCCAAGGAAGGCACAAAGGCGGCCTACGGCCCCAAGTTCGGGCCCATCGGCATGATCGAATCACTGGAGGCGGCCAAGGCCCACGCCCATTACCAGGCGCCCTTGGGGCCCAACCAGGGCCGCGGCGTGGCCTCGGGCTTTTGGTTCAACATCGGCGGCGAGACCTGCGTCTCGCTCAACCTGAACGAGGACGGCACGCTGAATTTGCTGGTCGGCACTCCCGACATCGGCGGCTCGCGGGCCTCCATGGCCATGATGGCGGCCGAGGAGCTGGGCGTCGATATGGCTGACATCCAGACCATGATCGGCGACACCGGCTCGCTCGGTTTCAACTTCCTCTCGGCCGGCAGCCGCACCACCTTCTCCACCGGCATGGCTACCGTCGAGGCGGCCCGCACGGTAATCGAGGAGCTGCGCCGCCGGGCCGCCAAGATCTGGGAGATCGACGTAGACGCCGTGGTCTGGGAGCAGGGCTCGGCCAAACCGGCCGGCAGCAACGCCGGCGAGTTCGAGCCGCTGAGCATCGCCGAGCTGGCCAAGCAGGCCGGCGCCACCGGCGGTCCCATCGCCGGCCACGCCGAGATCAACGCCCAGGGCGCGGGGCCCAGCCTGGGCACCCAGATCGTCGACGTCGAGGTGGATCCGGAAACCGGCGGCATCACGGTGCTGCGCCATACCGTGATTCAAGACGCCGGCAAGGCCATTCACCCGGCCTACGTCGAGGGCCAGTACCAGGGCGGTGCGGCCCAGTGCATCGGCTGGGCGCTGAATGAGGAATACGTCTACGGCGAGGACGGCCGGCTGCAGAACCCGGGCTTTCTCGATTACCGCATCCCGGTGGCCTCGGACCTGCCGATGATCGACACCGTCATCATCGAGGTGCCCAACCCGAGCCATCCCTACGGCGTGCGCGGGGTCGGCGAAACGCCGATCATTCCCGGCATCGCCGCCGTGGCCAATGCGGTGTCGGGCGCCTTGGGCATCCGGCTCAGCCAGATCCCGATGTCGCCGCCGCGGGTGCTGAAGGCCATCGAGGAGGCGGGCTGA
- a CDS encoding MoaD/ThiS family protein, with product MARVVLTANFALYTGGESELELEAESIRQLLRRLGRRFPDLAPHLEQGLAVAVDGQIYQDDWFQPLAPDSEVHILPQIAGG from the coding sequence ATGGCCCGGGTGGTGCTGACGGCCAACTTCGCCCTCTACACCGGGGGCGAAAGCGAGCTGGAGTTGGAGGCCGAGAGCATCCGCCAGCTCTTGCGCCGTCTGGGCCGGCGCTTTCCCGACCTGGCGCCGCACCTGGAGCAGGGTCTGGCGGTGGCGGTGGACGGCCAGATCTATCAGGACGACTGGTTCCAACCCCTGGCGCCGGACAGCGAGGTCCACATTTTGCCGCAGATCGCCGGCGGTTGA
- a CDS encoding bacteriohemerythrin gives MLGLSKRKPVAGAARDAVAPFLPWSEKYRVGNEAIDNDHHRLFELINQFHAAVHGGQAPRVVKATLEELLDYVRQHFDREEKIMALARYPDLARHREMHARLRRAVAATEMSYQVAARIFDFTSFLSFLQSWLTKHILVEDRKFADFAGQS, from the coding sequence ATGCTCGGGCTTTCGAAAAGGAAACCGGTCGCGGGCGCTGCGCGGGACGCGGTGGCGCCGTTCCTGCCCTGGTCCGAGAAGTACCGTGTCGGCAACGAAGCCATCGATAACGACCACCACCGGCTGTTCGAGCTGATCAATCAATTCCATGCCGCCGTCCATGGCGGCCAGGCGCCGCGCGTCGTCAAGGCCACGCTGGAAGAGTTGTTGGATTACGTCCGCCAGCACTTCGATCGCGAGGAAAAGATCATGGCGCTGGCCCGCTATCCCGATCTCGCCCGCCACAGGGAAATGCACGCGCGCCTGCGCCGCGCTGTCGCGGCGACCGAGATGAGCTACCAGGTGGCGGCGCGGATTTTCGACTTCACGAGCTTCCTGAGCTTTCTGCAAAGCTGGCTGACCAAGCACATTCTCGTTGAAGACCGCAAATTCGCGGATTTCGCCGGCCAATCCTAG
- a CDS encoding SDR family NAD(P)-dependent oxidoreductase: MDLGLQGKKALVTGASRGIGRAIAEGLAGEGADIAICARNDGPLQEVVAELAGQGVTAIGSAVDVADGPALKAWIESAAGELGGLDVVVANVSAMGAAAGEEAWRANFEIDLLGTVRTVEAALPFLEESESAAIVAISSIAGIEYFGGVRAYNALKAGLINYAASQASALAESGIRVNTVSPGTIYFEGGVWHQRELNEPDIHAAALAMNPMGRMGSPQEVAAAAVFLASPAASYISGTNLKVDGALTRGVQF; encoded by the coding sequence ATGGATCTCGGATTGCAGGGCAAGAAGGCCCTGGTCACCGGCGCAAGCCGGGGCATCGGGCGGGCCATCGCCGAGGGGCTGGCCGGCGAAGGCGCCGACATCGCCATCTGCGCCCGCAACGATGGGCCGCTGCAGGAAGTCGTGGCCGAGCTCGCCGGCCAAGGCGTCACGGCCATCGGCAGCGCCGTCGACGTGGCCGACGGGCCGGCCCTGAAAGCCTGGATCGAAAGTGCCGCGGGCGAGCTGGGCGGCCTCGACGTGGTGGTGGCCAACGTCAGCGCGATGGGCGCGGCAGCCGGCGAGGAAGCCTGGCGCGCGAACTTCGAGATCGACCTTTTGGGCACGGTGCGCACCGTCGAGGCGGCGCTGCCATTTTTGGAGGAATCCGAAAGCGCCGCCATCGTTGCCATCTCGAGCATCGCCGGCATCGAGTACTTCGGCGGCGTGCGGGCCTACAACGCCCTCAAGGCCGGCCTCATCAACTATGCCGCCAGCCAGGCATCGGCCCTGGCCGAGAGCGGCATCCGCGTCAACACGGTGTCGCCGGGCACCATCTATTTCGAGGGCGGGGTGTGGCACCAGCGCGAGCTCAACGAACCGGATATCCACGCCGCGGCACTGGCCATGAACCCCATGGGCCGCATGGGCAGCCCCCAGGAAGTGGCCGCCGCCGCCGTCTTCCTGGCCAGCCCGGCCGCCAGTTACATCTCCGGCACCAACCTCAAGGTCGACGGCGCCCTGACCCGGGGCGTGCAGTTCTAG
- a CDS encoding P1 family peptidase, with the protein MIQPGPRNLITDVDGIAVGNAEDVGARSGTTVVLPNEPAVAGVDVRGGGPGTRETNLMDPSCSVDVVDAVVLSGGSAFGLDAASGASDWLRAQGRGFPVGPVRVPIVPAAILFDLLNGGDIGWQTPPYRELGRAACEAAGVDFALGNAGAGLGATAADLKGGLGSVSAVTEDGLQMGAIVAANPAGSAVIPGSSSFWAWPFERDGELGGQQPPAAAELSAEHDFVSALGANTTIGVVATNARLDKAQAGRLAIMAQDGLARAIRPVHTPFDGDSIFVLATGSIDLPQPAALGLARIGGLAADCVARAIARGVYLADALGDIESYRTRYAGASAGA; encoded by the coding sequence ATGATCCAGCCCGGCCCGCGCAACCTGATCACCGACGTCGACGGCATCGCCGTGGGCAACGCCGAGGACGTGGGCGCGCGTTCCGGCACCACGGTTGTGCTGCCCAACGAACCGGCGGTGGCGGGTGTCGACGTGCGCGGCGGTGGGCCGGGTACGCGCGAGACCAACCTGATGGACCCGAGCTGCAGCGTCGACGTGGTCGATGCCGTGGTGCTGTCGGGCGGCTCGGCCTTCGGCCTCGATGCCGCCTCGGGGGCCAGCGACTGGCTGCGCGCCCAGGGCCGCGGATTTCCTGTCGGGCCGGTACGGGTGCCCATCGTGCCGGCGGCGATCCTCTTCGATTTGCTCAACGGCGGCGACATCGGCTGGCAGACCCCGCCCTACCGCGAGCTCGGGCGCGCCGCCTGCGAAGCGGCCGGGGTCGATTTCGCGCTGGGCAACGCCGGGGCCGGCCTGGGCGCCACGGCGGCGGACCTGAAGGGTGGCCTGGGCTCGGTCTCGGCCGTCACCGAGGATGGCCTGCAGATGGGCGCCATCGTGGCCGCCAACCCGGCCGGCTCGGCGGTCATCCCGGGTTCATCGAGCTTCTGGGCCTGGCCCTTCGAGCGCGACGGCGAGCTTGGCGGCCAGCAGCCCCCGGCCGCGGCCGAGCTTAGCGCCGAACACGATTTCGTCAGCGCCTTGGGCGCCAACACCACCATCGGCGTGGTGGCCACCAATGCGCGCCTCGACAAGGCCCAGGCCGGGCGCCTGGCCATCATGGCCCAGGACGGCCTGGCCCGCGCCATCCGGCCGGTTCACACGCCTTTCGATGGCGACAGCATATTCGTCTTGGCCACCGGCAGCATCGATCTGCCCCAGCCGGCGGCGCTGGGCCTGGCGCGGATCGGCGGCCTGGCCGCCGACTGCGTCGCCCGGGCCATCGCCCGTGGGGTTTATTTGGCCGACGCTTTGGGCGATATTGAGAGCTATAGAACGCGCTATGCCGGTGCTTCCGCCGGCGCCTAA
- a CDS encoding ABC transporter substrate-binding protein, with protein sequence MKKLLAAALGLALVMPLTAHAAKDTLVLGMRLEPPGLDPTAGAAAAISQITLYNIYEGLTRINARGEVGPGLATSWTISDDLKTFTFKLRTGVKFHDGSAFDSSDVKFTFERNAGEKSTNKRKKRFTNMKAINASDPATLVITLEKTNPLLLFQMGESTAIIVAPETADQNKTHPVGTGPFKFSKWTKGDRVVLEKADTYRDSGAIKLKRVTFKFVGDPSAQVAAMKAGDVDVFPYFGSPESLSQFKGDARFVVLEGTTEGETILSTNNKHPILKDVRVRRAIAHALDRQAIVDGAMFGYGTPIGSHFAPHHPAYVDLTGAYPHDPAKAKALLAEAGHPNGFEVSLKLPPPTYARRGGEIIAAQLAKVGITAKIEQVEWAQWLDVVYKKRNYGLSIVSHVEPNDINIYARKSYYFQYESPEFNAIIEKADTTVDVQQRYEWLRKAQRKLSEDAVNGFLFQLAKTAVFRKGLKGIWQNSPMFVNDLANVSWQ encoded by the coding sequence ATGAAGAAATTACTCGCGGCGGCACTTGGCCTGGCATTGGTCATGCCGCTCACGGCCCATGCGGCCAAGGACACGCTGGTGCTCGGCATGCGGCTCGAGCCGCCCGGCCTCGATCCCACCGCCGGCGCGGCGGCGGCCATCAGCCAGATCACGCTCTATAACATCTACGAGGGCCTGACGCGCATCAACGCGCGCGGCGAGGTGGGCCCCGGCCTGGCCACCAGTTGGACCATCTCGGACGACCTCAAAACCTTTACCTTCAAGCTGCGCACGGGCGTCAAGTTCCACGACGGCAGTGCCTTCGACAGCTCCGACGTCAAGTTCACCTTCGAGCGCAACGCCGGCGAAAAGAGCACCAACAAGCGCAAGAAGCGCTTCACCAACATGAAGGCCATCAATGCCTCGGACCCGGCCACCCTGGTCATCACGCTGGAAAAAACCAACCCGCTGTTGCTCTTCCAGATGGGCGAATCGACGGCTATCATCGTGGCCCCCGAGACGGCTGACCAGAACAAGACCCATCCCGTCGGCACCGGGCCCTTCAAGTTCAGCAAATGGACCAAGGGCGATCGTGTGGTGCTGGAGAAAGCCGACACCTACCGCGACTCGGGCGCCATCAAACTGAAGCGCGTGACCTTCAAGTTCGTCGGCGATCCCTCGGCCCAGGTGGCGGCCATGAAGGCCGGCGACGTCGATGTCTTCCCCTACTTCGGCTCGCCCGAAAGTCTGTCCCAGTTCAAGGGCGATGCCCGCTTCGTGGTGCTCGAAGGCACCACCGAGGGCGAGACCATCCTGAGTACCAACAACAAGCACCCCATCCTCAAGGACGTGCGGGTGCGCCGGGCCATCGCCCACGCGCTTGACCGCCAGGCCATCGTCGACGGCGCCATGTTCGGCTACGGCACGCCCATCGGCAGCCATTTTGCGCCGCATCATCCGGCCTATGTCGATCTCACCGGCGCCTATCCCCACGACCCGGCCAAGGCCAAGGCACTGCTGGCCGAGGCCGGGCACCCCAACGGCTTCGAGGTTTCGCTCAAGCTGCCGCCGCCGACCTATGCGCGTCGTGGCGGCGAGATCATCGCGGCTCAGCTGGCCAAGGTCGGCATCACGGCCAAGATCGAGCAGGTCGAGTGGGCCCAGTGGCTGGACGTGGTCTACAAGAAACGCAACTACGGGCTTTCGATCGTCAGCCACGTCGAGCCCAACGACATCAACATCTACGCCCGCAAGAGCTACTACTTCCAGTACGAGAGCCCCGAGTTCAACGCCATCATCGAGAAGGCCGACACCACCGTCGACGTGCAGCAGCGTTACGAGTGGCTGAGAAAGGCCCAACGCAAGCTTTCCGAGGACGCCGTCAACGGCTTCCTCTTCCAGCTCGCCAAGACGGCGGTGTTCCGCAAGGGCCTCAAGGGCATCTGGCAGAACTCGCCGATGTTCGTCAACGACCTGGCCAACGTCTCCTGGCAATAG
- a CDS encoding O-acetylhomoserine aminocarboxypropyltransferase, with product MAEPQYLRFGTLSLHGGQHPDPTTGARAVPIYQSTSFVFDDVDHAAALFNLERAGHIYSRISNPTTAVLEERLAGLEGGVGTVCTASGQAALTLAVLTLMDAGSHIVSSASIYGGSHNLFTHTLPRFGIETTFVDPRDPEAFRQAIRPNTRMLFGETLGNPGLEVMDIARVSAVGHEHGIPLVVDSTFATPYLCRPIDLGADLVMHSVTKFLGGHGVAIGGAIIDGGRFDWEASGLFPTLTEPYAGYHGLDFAEEFGPQAFIMRARAEGLRDFGACMAPATAFYLLQGVETLPLRMEKHVANTRKIVAFLKAAEAVDWVAYPELPEHPDYELAKKVLPRGAGSIFSFGIRGGRAAGRRFIEAVRLFSHLANVGDAKSLVIHPGSTTHQQMDAAALEAAGIGEELVRLSIGLEDPDDLIDDLGRALRASQKS from the coding sequence ATGGCGGAACCGCAATACCTGCGTTTCGGCACCCTCAGCCTGCACGGGGGCCAACACCCCGACCCGACCACCGGGGCCCGCGCGGTGCCGATCTACCAGAGCACCTCGTTCGTCTTTGACGACGTCGACCATGCCGCGGCGCTGTTTAATCTCGAGCGCGCCGGGCACATCTATTCGCGCATCTCGAATCCCACCACGGCGGTGCTGGAGGAACGCCTGGCCGGGCTCGAGGGCGGTGTCGGCACGGTCTGTACGGCCAGCGGCCAGGCGGCGCTCACCTTGGCCGTCCTGACCCTGATGGACGCCGGCAGCCACATCGTCTCCTCGGCCTCGATCTACGGCGGCTCGCATAACCTGTTTACCCATACGCTGCCGCGCTTCGGCATCGAGACCACGTTCGTCGACCCGCGCGATCCGGAGGCTTTCCGCCAGGCCATCCGGCCCAATACGCGCATGCTGTTCGGCGAGACCCTGGGCAACCCGGGGCTCGAGGTCATGGACATCGCCCGGGTCTCGGCCGTGGGGCACGAGCACGGCATCCCGCTGGTGGTCGATAGCACCTTCGCCACGCCCTATCTCTGTCGGCCCATCGACTTGGGCGCCGACCTGGTGATGCATTCGGTGACCAAGTTCCTGGGCGGCCACGGCGTCGCCATCGGCGGTGCCATCATCGACGGCGGCCGCTTCGACTGGGAGGCCTCGGGCCTCTTTCCGACGCTGACCGAGCCTTATGCCGGCTATCACGGCCTCGACTTCGCCGAGGAGTTCGGACCCCAGGCCTTCATCATGCGGGCCCGGGCCGAGGGGCTCAGGGATTTCGGCGCCTGCATGGCCCCGGCCACGGCGTTTTATTTGCTGCAAGGCGTCGAGACGCTGCCCTTGCGCATGGAAAAGCACGTTGCCAACACACGAAAAATAGTAGCCTTCCTAAAGGCTGCCGAGGCCGTCGATTGGGTGGCCTATCCCGAACTGCCCGAACACCCCGATTACGAGTTGGCCAAGAAGGTGCTGCCGCGCGGTGCCGGCTCGATCTTCAGCTTCGGCATCCGCGGCGGGCGTGCGGCCGGCCGGCGCTTCATCGAGGCGGTGCGGCTGTTTTCCCACTTGGCCAACGTCGGCGACGCCAAGTCACTGGTCATCCATCCCGGCAGCACCACCCACCAGCAGATGGACGCGGCGGCGCTCGAGGCGGCCGGTATCGGCGAGGAACTGGTGCGGCTCTCGATCGGGCTGGAGGATCCCGACGACCTCATCGACGACCTGGGCCGGGCCCTTAGAGCCTCGCAGAAGTCTTAG
- a CDS encoding alpha/beta hydrolase translates to MELQVDGKTVFYGSGGREPDPGQPSVVFIHGAGADHTAWVLQTRYFAHHGRNVLAIDLPGHGRSEGPAIDTIGGLADWLMTLLDAAGIEKAAVVGHSMGSMVALEAAARVPERIWAIALLGTSIPMAVSDGLLAAALANDPAAFDMITIWAHGEAAQIGRHKVPGLWMTGNGLRLLERSQPGVLHTDLKACNDYRDGLAAAAKVTCPAMLLLGDSDRMTPAKAARPLAEAITGVETVVLPRCGHIMSVEQPDAVLDHLREIV, encoded by the coding sequence ATGGAACTACAGGTCGACGGCAAAACGGTCTTCTATGGCAGTGGCGGACGCGAGCCCGATCCTGGCCAACCCTCCGTGGTCTTCATCCATGGCGCTGGCGCCGACCACACCGCCTGGGTGCTGCAGACGCGTTATTTCGCCCACCACGGGCGCAACGTGCTGGCCATCGATCTGCCCGGCCACGGCCGCTCGGAGGGTCCGGCCATCGACACCATCGGCGGTCTGGCCGATTGGCTGATGACACTGTTGGACGCGGCGGGCATCGAGAAGGCCGCCGTGGTGGGCCACAGCATGGGCTCTATGGTGGCGCTGGAAGCGGCGGCGCGGGTGCCGGAACGGATCTGGGCCATCGCACTGCTGGGCACCAGCATCCCCATGGCGGTGAGCGACGGCCTGTTGGCGGCGGCCCTGGCCAACGACCCGGCGGCCTTCGACATGATCACCATCTGGGCCCACGGCGAAGCGGCCCAGATTGGCCGCCACAAAGTGCCCGGCCTGTGGATGACCGGCAATGGGCTGAGGCTGCTGGAACGCTCGCAACCGGGCGTGCTGCACACCGACCTCAAGGCCTGCAACGACTACCGGGACGGCTTGGCGGCGGCGGCCAAGGTGACTTGCCCGGCCATGCTGCTGCTGGGCGACAGCGACCGCATGACACCGGCCAAGGCGGCCCGGCCGTTGGCCGAGGCCATAACAGGCGTTGAGACCGTGGTGCTGCCGCGCTGTGGCCACATTATGTCTGTCGAACAGCCCGACGCCGTACTCGACCACCTGCGGGAGATCGTTTAG
- a CDS encoding cyclic nucleotide-binding domain-containing protein, whose product MSFLESVSYVDLIGYFGGGITLWGIYQKTMIPLRVGAVIGNLGFIGFGLLAGSYPTLVLHAVLLPLNGYRLYQMMRLVRDIRDSAGQDNSLEPLLPFMQRVREEAGTVLFRKDDAPDRMIVIHSGSIVLEEIDVHCGPGDVLGEIAAFTPDNRRTCTAVCETECELFTLSNDAMVQLFYQNPRFGMFLVRVVVQRLLKNWRDADARAQALLT is encoded by the coding sequence ATGTCGTTCCTGGAATCCGTATCCTATGTCGATCTGATCGGCTATTTCGGCGGTGGCATCACGCTCTGGGGCATCTACCAGAAAACCATGATCCCGTTGCGCGTCGGCGCGGTAATCGGAAATCTGGGTTTCATTGGCTTCGGCCTGCTGGCGGGCAGCTACCCGACGCTGGTGCTGCACGCCGTGCTGTTACCGCTGAATGGCTACCGGCTCTACCAGATGATGCGTCTGGTTCGGGACATCCGCGACTCCGCCGGCCAGGACAACTCGCTCGAGCCGCTGCTGCCCTTCATGCAGCGTGTCCGCGAGGAGGCCGGCACCGTGCTGTTCCGCAAAGATGATGCGCCGGACCGCATGATCGTCATTCACTCCGGCTCCATCGTGCTCGAGGAGATCGACGTGCACTGCGGGCCGGGCGACGTGCTGGGCGAGATCGCCGCCTTCACGCCCGACAACCGCCGTACCTGTACCGCTGTCTGTGAAACCGAGTGCGAGCTGTTCACGCTGTCGAACGACGCCATGGTCCAGCTTTTCTATCAGAACCCGCGTTTCGGCATGTTTCTCGTCCGGGTCGTCGTACAGCGCCTGCTGAAGAATTGGCGCGACGCCGACGCCCGCGCTCAGGCGTTGTTGACATAG